The following proteins are co-located in the Triticum aestivum cultivar Chinese Spring chromosome 1A, IWGSC CS RefSeq v2.1, whole genome shotgun sequence genome:
- the LOC123125634 gene encoding probable glutathione S-transferase GSTU6, with translation MAAAAGGDEVKLLGVWDSPFVNRVQIVLNLKGISYQYVEEDLHNKGELLLASNPVHKKVPVLIHNGKPIPESQVIVQYIDEVWRGAGPSVLPAGPHERATARFWAAYVDDKVGSPWFTILFARKTEEKIEAAVRAISAMETLEGAFGECSGGKPFFGGDGIGFVDVVLGSYLGWFVVIEKMIGIKLLDAARTPALAAWAQRFRMADAVKGVLPEDVDKVLEFLQTFLD, from the exons ATGGCAGCGGCTGCAGGAGGAGACGAGGTGAAGCTGCTAGGCGTGTGGGACAGCCCGTTCGTGAACAGGGTGCAGATCGTGCTCAACCTCAAGGGGATCAGCTACCAGTACGTCGAGGAAGACCTCCACAACAagggcgagctcctcctcgcctCCAACCCCGTGCACAAGAAGGTGCCCGTCCTCATCCACAACGGCAAGCCCATCCCGGAGTCGCAGGTCATCGTGCAGTACATCGACGAGGTCTGGAGAGGCGCCGGCCCGAGCGTCCTCCCCGCCGGCCCGCACGAGCGCGCCACCGCCCGGTTCTGGGCCGCCTACGTCGACGACAAG GTTGGGTCGCCGTGGTTCACCATCCTGTTCGCCCGCAAGACCGAGGAGAAGATCGAGGCGGCTGTACGGGCCATCTCGGCGATGGAGACGCTGGAAGGCGCGTTCGGGGAATGCTCCGGTGGGAAGCCGTTCTTCGGCGGCGACGGCATCGGGTTCGTCGACGTTGTGCTCGGCAGCTACCTGGGCTGGTTCGTGGTGATCGAGAAGATGATCGGGATCAAGCTCCTGGACGCGGCGAGGACGCCGGCCCTGGCCGCGTGGGCTCAGCGGTTCAGGATGGCGGATGCGGTGAAGGGTGTCTTGCCTGAAGATGTCGACAAGGTGCTCGAGTTTTTGCAGACGTTCCTTGATTAG